The nucleotide sequence ACGCCCGCGGCAACCGAAAAAGCAGCAGAAGCGGCCGAGAGTGACGGCGACAAGTAGACAGCATGAGCTCTGTGATCATTGAAAACGCGCGCAGCATGACGGGCCAAGGTCATGCCACCCAGCAAACGGATCTCGGTACGTTTGTGGTGGAGGTGCGCACCGTGAATAACCGCGGCTTTAAGTGCGCCCTGAGGTCCACCGATTCGCTGTCGTCGTTTGACAGTCGGGTGGAGTCGCTGGTGCGAACCTTGATTCACCGCGGCAGTGTGAATCTAGCGATTAGTTGGAAGCGGCCGCCCGCAGAAACGCTTCCGCAAATCGACTCGGAAGTGTTGGGGGCTTACTTCTCGCAATTGCAAAACGCCAAGAATACCTTTGCTGGAGAAGGGGCCACGATCGATCTGGCTCAACTTGCAATGCTTCCAGGCGTCATTGTCCAGAAGACTCAAGATCGGCGTGACAACGCGGTCCTGTGGGAAACCGTTCAGCAAACGATCCGCGACGCCGTGCAGAGTCTGGATGTGATGCGGGCTCAAGAGGGAGCCAATATGGCTGCGAGTCTTCGCATGGATTGCGAGCTGATTCGTCAACACGTCGCTCAGATCGCGGAGCTTGCACCGCAAAGTGTGGACGCCTACCAAAAGCGGCTGGAGACAAAGATTCAGCGGGTCTTAGCGCAGCACGAGATCGATGTGCCAATGATCGATCTGTTGAGGGAAGTCCAAATCTATGCCGATCGTGTGGACTACAGCGAAGAGGTCATGCGGTTAGGCAGTCATTTGCAGTTGTTTGAGCAGACGCTTAGCGGCAAGGTCGCTGGCGATTCGCAGCCGCCCGCGAGCCAAACGGACGCAGGCCAGATTGACGCGAGCCAAGCTGACGCGGGCAACGATCGGGAGCCATCGGGCCGCAAGTTGGAGTTTATCGTTCAGGAGATGTTGCGAGAAACCAACACGATTGGCAGCAAGGCGTCGCAAACGGAGATTTCGGCGCATGTGGTCGAGATCAAGTGTGCGATCGAACGGATGCGAGAATTGGTCCAAAATCTCGAATAATCCTACGAAAGCAAAGTATGAGTGAGGAAGGGTGTGGTCGATTGGTCATTGTTTCGGGTCCGAGTGGGGCGGGGAAATCGACCGTCTTGCGCCGGCTGAGATCGGAATGCGAATTGCCGCTCCAAATGAGCGTGTCGGCGACCACCCGGCCGCCTCGCCCCGGTGAACGAGATGGAGTGGATTACTTTTTTCTTGATCACGAAGAGTTTGAACAGCGACGCCAAGTGGGTGATTTCCTCGAGTGCAAAGAGGTTTTTGGCCGCGGGCATTGGTATGGAACGTTAAACGAGCAGGTCGCCACTGGCCTGAATGCCGGAAAATGGGTTATTTTGGAGATCGATGTTCAAGGAGCGCTGGCAATCCTCGATCATCAAGAGTTCAATCCGATTACACTCTTCATTCACCCGGGCGGAACCGAGGAGCTTGAGCGGCGACTTCGCACGCGTGCAACGGAGTCCGAGGCTGCGATTGCGGCTCGGCTCGAAACAGCCTGTCGAGAGATGCAGTTCATGCATCGCTATCAATACGAAATCATCAACGAGTCGGTCGATCAAGCCGTCTTGGATATCTGCCAAATTTTGAAAGACCAAAAGGAAACAAAGCCATGCTCGAAGAGCTAAAAGAAGAAGAGATTGTCAACAAGGTCGGTGGCCGTTTTAAATTGAGCACGCTGATTCAAAAGCGATTGGTTCAATTGAACCAGGGGAGCCGGGCGCTCGTGAACGTCGACACCCACGACAAGATGACGATTGTTTTGCAAGAGATCATGCAGGACAAGATCGTCTTGAACATGGACAATGAGATCCAGACGCTCGAGGATCTGACCGCGGCAGCCGATGCCGCCTCGGACGGCCCCGATTTGGATGCATCCGATCTATGAGTAAGGAAGGGCGAGCGATCTTGCTCGCCGTCGGCGGTGGCATTGCAGCCTACAAGTCTGCGACCGTATGCAGTCGGCTCGTTCAATCGGGCTACGATCTGCGTACGGCGATGACTTCGTCGGCGACTCAGTTTATTGGCGCGGCAACCTTTGCGGCGCTCTCGGGAAAGCCGGTCGCCCAGGATTCGTTTGATTCCCCTCGTTTTCCGTTGGGAGCTCATATCGAGTGGACTCGCGACTTGGCATTGATGATTGTAGCGCCGGCCACCGCTAATCTTTTAGCCAAGTTTGCAACGGGGCTGGCCGACGATCTTATCAGTACGCTGTACCTGCAAGCGGAGTGTCCCGTGCTGCTCGCCCCGGCGATGAGTGCATCGATGTGGAGCAAACCGTCGGTCCAGCGGAATGTGGAAGTCCTGCGCGGCGATGGGTGCCATTTTGTCGGACCCGAGTCAGGTTGGTTAAGTTGTCGCGTTCGCGGAGAAGGACGCATGGCGGAGCCCAATTCCATCGTCGAATCGGCTATGCTTCGGATTGCTTCGCATTAGCTTGCTTGCTAAATGTGTGGATCCACTTCTAAATCTCTTTGCTGCGTTTCGCGGTTCGAGCTAAATCATGACTCTGTTTGTCTTTGGGCACCGCAATCCCGATACCGATGCGATTTGCAGTGCCATTGCGTACTCCGATTTCCTCAAGCAAACCAGTCGCCCGGATGCAATCGCCGCCTGTTGTGGTGCTCCGAATCAACGTACCGAGTTTGCCCTCCGCAAAGCCAAGTTGCCGCCGCCGCGGATCATCATGGACGTGCGTCCTGAGATCGAGGATGTGTGTCAGCGTAATGTGATCTTCGCGCGCCAAACCGAAGTCTTTTTCGAAGTCTACCAACGGATGAAAGAGCATGGGTTGAGCGCGATTCCGGTCTTGGATCATGACGACAAGGTGCTTGGGATTGTGACCTTGCTCGATCTGTTGGAGCTCGTGCTGCAAGGCGATGTGGATCCGGTTCACTCCCGCGAAGTGTGTAGCAATCTCAGCAAGGTCGCCTCGGTTCTCGATGGTGAGTTCCAACATAGCGTCAAGCCTGACCAGACCGACGAATTCGTCGTGATCGTGGGGGCGATGAGTGCGGAAGGATTCACCAAGCGAATGAAGCAATTTCCCGCTGACCGCTTGTTGGTGGTTAGCGGTGACCGTCCCACGATCCAGTTGCCAGCTCTGGAGATGGGCGTGCGAGCATTGGTGATCACGGGCGGCTACGAGTTGTCGAGTGGTTTGTTGCACTTGGCGGAAGCCCGAGGCGTTTCCGTGATCGTGAGCCCGTATGACACCGCCACGACCACGATGCGTATCAAGGCTGCGCGGTTGATCGATTCCGTCGTTAACGATGAGTTTATTTCGTTGCCAGCCAAGATGCCGGTCGCAACGGCGCGTCAACAAGTCTTTCGCACCATGCAAACCGTTTTTCCCGTGGTCGACAACGGCAAGCTATTTGGAGTGCTGAGTAAAAGTGATTTGGTGAATCCACCGATGCCTGAATTGGTGCTGGTCGATCACAACGAGTTGTCACAGGCGGTCCAAGGGGCGGAGGATGCGATCATCAGCGAAGTGCTTGATCATCATCGCCTCGGAGGTTCGCTGAAGTCATCCAATCCCATTCGTTTCACACTAGAACCAGTCGGGTCCACGTGCACGTTGGTCGCACGCAAGTTTCGTCAGGCGAACTTGGAACCCACTTCGGGGGTGGCGCTGTGCATGGCGTCAGGCATCATCAGCGATACGCTGTTTTTACGCTCGCCAACGACGACCGATGTGGATCGAGACATTTTGGCTTGGTTGCAACAATTTTGCACGCTTGATTTGAAAGAGTATGCGACGGAGTTCTTTGAGGTCGGGTCGGCACTGCGTAGCGGAGAAGCGGAACGCGTGGTGCGCGAGGATTGCAAAGAGTTTGAAGAGGCGGGAGTCAAGTTCTCCATTTCTCAGATTGAAGAAATCGGCTTTGATCTTTTCTGGGATCGTAAAGGCGAGCTTGTGGCCGCGCTGGAACAGCTCTCCAAGGAGAATCAGCTCGATTTTTCAGCGTTGTTGGTCACGGACATCGCCAGCAACGGCAGTTTGTTGTTGATGAGCCGCGAACCCGATGGCTGGGACGAGATCAACTATCCCGAGCTCGAAGAGAATCTGTACGAATTAGAAGAGGTGGTCAGCCGCAAAAAGCAACTGTTGCCCTTGATCATCAGTCTGTTGGATTCCGCGCCGGCATCGAGCAGGTAAAAAATCTCCTGGCCGTTCGAACCATTGATTATTCGCGAAACGATTGCATGGGAGTGACCTACGATCGACATCATTAATGAATCCATTTACGACCATCCAAAGTACTACGACCTCGTCTTTGGTGCCGATTGTGCAGCCGAAGTGAACTTCATCCAAGCTTGCGGAAGCGAGTGGATGGAGCGTGCGCCGAAGCGATTGTTCGAGCCTGCGTGTGGCACCGGACGGCTGTTGTACGCGTTGGTGAAAAAAGGCTTTCGAGTCGATGGTCTCGACTTGAATCCCAAAGCGGTTGAGTTTTGCAATGCAAGATTCCGCCGACACGGAGTGCGTGAATCGGCGTTTGTTGCTGACATGTCCGATTTTTCCACGACCTGGAAATGCGATCTGGCGTTCAACACGATCAACAGCTTTCGGCATCTCTGCAGCGAGCGAGAAGCACGCGGGCATTTGCAGTGCATGGGGCAGGTCGTTCGTCCCGGCGGGCTGTATTTGCTCGGCGTTCATCTAACGCCAACGACGGTCCCGCCGAGTGAGACGGAGTCGTGGTCCGCCCGCCGCGGACATTTGGCAATCAATACACACATGTGGACGAACGAGCGAGATACCGAGAGCCGTATTGAGCGATTTGGAATTCGTTTTGATATTCACAGTCCCTCGAAAAGTTTTCGCATCACGGATGAGCTCGTGCTGCGAAGCTATACCCCCAAGCAAATGAATCGATTGATTAAATCGAGCAAGTGTTGGGATGTCGCTGCAACCTATGACTTTGGATACGACGTACATCAGCCGATTGACGTCGACGCATCGACCGAAGATGTGGTTTACGTTCTGCGTCGCAAACCTGACGCGAGTTGAGTGGGTCGCGCGATCGCTTTCCGCGGCGCTAGCGATGGTTCGTGTGCAGCAAAGCGAAGCGGGGAAAGCGACGATACGCACCCCCCCCTTTTTTGGGTGGATGGCTTTGCCCGGCGCTGCGATCCCGGCGCTGCGAAGAGGTTTGCGGTCGCAATCGCCCGCGGCACCGCGATGCCCACGGTGGGCTTCGCGTACCAAGTGTCTTCTAGAGAGACGGCGAGCTACGGTCGTCGCGATCGTCCGGATGACGCAAAAAAAATGGCTCCGGCGAGCGTAAAAATTGAGATCCCTCCAGCGATCATGGCATTGTGGCCCCAGCCATCTTTGTCTTCCTGGATTTTCTTGTAGAGATAGGGCGAGGGAAGTTCCAGACTGGCCTCTTCCATCTGTTCGTACTCGCGGAGCAGTTCGGCGGGGTTCCGGGTGGGGTAGATTTCGCGGATCTCTTGGACGTGCCGTTGCGTCGTCATCGGGACCTCAATCGTGGCCCAGCGAATGCCGCAGTATCCGGCAATCAATAGACTTGCGGTGCAAATCAGCCCCAACGCAACCGTCCCAATTCGCTGGGCAAATCCAGGCTCCTCGAAGGGGGGGGCTTCGCGATCCGAGGAAGCGGTTTGGGCTTCGTCCTGGGGGAGCTGTCTGAGCTCACGGAGCCTTGGGATAGCGACCGTTTCGCCACAGGAGGGGCATTGCGTCTGGTCGCCCGCCTGGGAGGGAGAAACCGCAATGACGCTCTGGCAATGAGGGCAAGAAAGTTGGTACATGAAGATTAATTGAAAAAGAATTGAAGACGAAGTGGGTGGACCGATGAGGCAACCTGACTAAAATCCAAAGTGTGCAAACGGCGCCACCGCCAACCTATACCGCTCCCACCAGCTAACGGAGTCAACGTGCGACTTGTTCTCACTTCCTCCAGCCCTGTGTCGGACACCTTCTTCGGTGGCTCGCGGTAGCAATAGCGAACTGTTTTGTTCGTCCAGGTGAACCCGAAGGATCGGAATCCACCTACAAGAGTGGTTGTTTGCTGAATGCTGCTTGGATGGCAGTAAAAGCTGCAGGACTTCATTGGAGGTCATGAAGCTT is from Novipirellula galeiformis and encodes:
- a CDS encoding YicC family protein, with the translated sequence MSSVIIENARSMTGQGHATQQTDLGTFVVEVRTVNNRGFKCALRSTDSLSSFDSRVESLVRTLIHRGSVNLAISWKRPPAETLPQIDSEVLGAYFSQLQNAKNTFAGEGATIDLAQLAMLPGVIVQKTQDRRDNAVLWETVQQTIRDAVQSLDVMRAQEGANMAASLRMDCELIRQHVAQIAELAPQSVDAYQKRLETKIQRVLAQHEIDVPMIDLLREVQIYADRVDYSEEVMRLGSHLQLFEQTLSGKVAGDSQPPASQTDAGQIDASQADAGNDREPSGRKLEFIVQEMLRETNTIGSKASQTEISAHVVEIKCAIERMRELVQNLE
- the gmk gene encoding guanylate kinase; protein product: MSEEGCGRLVIVSGPSGAGKSTVLRRLRSECELPLQMSVSATTRPPRPGERDGVDYFFLDHEEFEQRRQVGDFLECKEVFGRGHWYGTLNEQVATGLNAGKWVILEIDVQGALAILDHQEFNPITLFIHPGGTEELERRLRTRATESEAAIAARLETACREMQFMHRYQYEIINESVDQAVLDICQILKDQKETKPCSKS
- a CDS encoding DNA-directed RNA polymerase subunit omega — protein: MLEELKEEEIVNKVGGRFKLSTLIQKRLVQLNQGSRALVNVDTHDKMTIVLQEIMQDKIVLNMDNEIQTLEDLTAAADAASDGPDLDASDL
- a CDS encoding flavoprotein, whose product is MSKEGRAILLAVGGGIAAYKSATVCSRLVQSGYDLRTAMTSSATQFIGAATFAALSGKPVAQDSFDSPRFPLGAHIEWTRDLALMIVAPATANLLAKFATGLADDLISTLYLQAECPVLLAPAMSASMWSKPSVQRNVEVLRGDGCHFVGPESGWLSCRVRGEGRMAEPNSIVESAMLRIASH
- a CDS encoding putative manganese-dependent inorganic diphosphatase encodes the protein MTLFVFGHRNPDTDAICSAIAYSDFLKQTSRPDAIAACCGAPNQRTEFALRKAKLPPPRIIMDVRPEIEDVCQRNVIFARQTEVFFEVYQRMKEHGLSAIPVLDHDDKVLGIVTLLDLLELVLQGDVDPVHSREVCSNLSKVASVLDGEFQHSVKPDQTDEFVVIVGAMSAEGFTKRMKQFPADRLLVVSGDRPTIQLPALEMGVRALVITGGYELSSGLLHLAEARGVSVIVSPYDTATTTMRIKAARLIDSVVNDEFISLPAKMPVATARQQVFRTMQTVFPVVDNGKLFGVLSKSDLVNPPMPELVLVDHNELSQAVQGAEDAIISEVLDHHRLGGSLKSSNPIRFTLEPVGSTCTLVARKFRQANLEPTSGVALCMASGIISDTLFLRSPTTTDVDRDILAWLQQFCTLDLKEYATEFFEVGSALRSGEAERVVREDCKEFEEAGVKFSISQIEEIGFDLFWDRKGELVAALEQLSKENQLDFSALLVTDIASNGSLLLMSREPDGWDEINYPELEENLYELEEVVSRKKQLLPLIISLLDSAPASSR
- a CDS encoding class I SAM-dependent methyltransferase encodes the protein MNFIQACGSEWMERAPKRLFEPACGTGRLLYALVKKGFRVDGLDLNPKAVEFCNARFRRHGVRESAFVADMSDFSTTWKCDLAFNTINSFRHLCSEREARGHLQCMGQVVRPGGLYLLGVHLTPTTVPPSETESWSARRGHLAINTHMWTNERDTESRIERFGIRFDIHSPSKSFRITDELVLRSYTPKQMNRLIKSSKCWDVAATYDFGYDVHQPIDVDASTEDVVYVLRRKPDAS